The genome window ACTGGGTGCCGGAAGTGGGCGACGTGCCGTTGGTGTGTGACATGTCTTCGGACATTCTGTCGCGCCCGATCGATGTGTCCAAGTACGGCATGATCTACGCCGGTGCGCAGAAGAACATCGGCCCGAGCGGTATTCTGGTCAACATCATCCGCGAAGACCTGCTGGGGCGTGCGCGTTCGGTGTGCCCGACCATGCTCAACTACAAGGTCGCGGCCGATAACGGTTCGATGTACAACACCCCGCCGGCCTTTGCATGGTATCTCTCGGGCCTGGTGTTCGAGTGGCTGAAAGAGCAGGGCGGCGTGGCGGCCATGGGTAAGCTTAACGAAGAGAAGCAGCGCACGCTGTATGACTTCATCGACGCCAGCGGCCTCTACAGCAACCCGATCAACCTCACCGACCGCTCGTGGATGAACGTGCCGTTCCGCCTGGCTGACGACCGTCTGGACAAGCCCTTCCTGGCCGGTGCCGACGAGCGCGGCTTGCTGAACCTCAAGGGCCACCGCTCGGTAGGTGGCATGCGCGCCTCCATCTACAACGCTGTCGATATCAACGCCATCAAGGCGCTGATTTCCTACATGGCAGAGTTCGAAAAGGAACACGGCTAATGTCTGAGCAAGAACTCAAGGCCCTGCGCGTACGCATTGACAGCCTGGACGAGAAAGTCCTGGAGCTGATCAGTGAGCGCGCGCGGTGCGCCCAGGAAGTAGCACGGGTAAAAATGGCCTCACTGGCTGAAGGCGAAGTGCCGGTGTTCTACCGGCCTGAGCGCGAAGCCCAGGTGCTCAAGCGCGTGATGGAGCGCAACAAGGGCCCGTTGGGCAACGAGGAGATGGCGCGGTTGTTCCGTGAAATCATGTCGTCATGCCTGGCGCTGGAGCAGCCGCTGAAAGTGGCGTATCTCGGCCCTGAAGGCACCTTCACCCAGGCGGCGGCCATGAAGCACTTCGGCCACGCCGTGATCAGCAAGCCGATGGCGGCGATCGACGAAGTGTTCCGTGAAGTGGCGGCCGGTGCGGTGAATTTTGGCGTGGTGCCGGTGGAAAACTCCACCGAAGGCGCCGTCAACCACACGTTGGACAGCTTCCTTGAGCACGACATGGTGATCTGCGGCGAAGTCGAGCTGCGCATCCACCACCACTTGTTGGTGGGCGAGAACACCAAGACCGACAGCATCAGCCGCATCTATTCCCACGCGCAATCGCTGGCTCAATGCCGCAAGTGGCTGGACGCGCATTACCCGAATGTCGAGCGCGTGGCGGTGTCCAGCAACGCCGAAGCGGCCAAGCGGATCAAGGGTGAGTGGAATTCGGCGGCGATTGCCGGCGACATGGCCGCTGGCCTGTATGGCCTGACGCGCCTGGCCGAGAAAATCGAGGATCGCCCGGACAACTCCACGCGCTTCCTGATGATCGGCAGCCAGGAAGTGCCGCCGACGGGCGATGACAAGACTTCAATCATCGTCTCCATGAGCAACAAGCCCGGCGCGCTGCATGAGCTGCTGGTGCCGTTCCACGATAACGGGATTGACCTGACGCGAATCGAGACACGTCCTTCGCGCAGCGGTAAATGGACGTATGTGTTCTTTATCGACTTCGTCGGCCATCACCGCGACCCACTGGTTAAAGGTGTGCTGGAGAAAATCAGTCAGGAAGCCGTGGCACTCAAGGTGCTGGGCTCTTACCCGAAAGCGGTTTTGTGAGGCTTTAACATGAGTGGCAACTTCCTCGCCCTGGCTCAGCCGGGCGTGCAACAACTGTCGCCCTACGTTCCGGGCAAGCCTGTGGACGAGCTGGCGCGTGAGTTGAACCTGGACCCGTCCAGGATCGTAAAGCTGGCCAGTAACGAAAGCCCGTTGGGCCCGAGCCCCAAAGTGTTGGCGGCGATTCGTGACGAGTTGGCTGAGCTTACGCGCTATCCGGACGGTAACGGTTTTGCCCTCAAGTCGCTGCTCGCGCAAACCTGCCGGGTCGAGCTGAACCAGGTGACGTTGGGTAACGGTTCCAACGATATTCTAGAGTTGGTGGGGCGTGCCTACCTGGCGCCTGGCCTGAATGCGGTGTTCAGCGAGCACGCGTTTGCGGTGTACCCGATCGTGACTCAGGCGGTCGGTGCCGACGCGCGGGTTATTCCTGCCAAGGACTGGGGGCATGACCTGCCGGCCATGCTGGCGGCCATCGACGCGCAAACCCGCGTGGTGTTTATCGCCAACCCGAACAACCCGACCGGTACCTGGTTTGACGCTCAGGCGCTGAACGACTTCCTGCAGGATGTGCCGGAGCATGTGCTGGTCGTGCTGGACGAGGCCTACATCGAGTACGCCGAAGGCAGCGACCTGCCGGATGGCCTGGATTTCCTTGCGGCTTACCCCAACCTGCTGGTCTCGCGTACCTTCTCCAAGGCCTATGGCCTGGCGTCGCTGCGGGTCGGTTACGGCTTGTCCACCGCGGTGGTCGCCGATGTGCTGAACCGCGTGCGCCAACCGTTCAACGTCAACAGCCTTGCCCTGGCGGCGGCCTGTGCGGCGGTGAAGGATGCCGAGTACCTGGAAGAAAGTCGTCGCATCAATGAAAGCGGCATGCTGCAACTACAGGAAGGTTTCCGTGAGTTGGGGCTGGGCTGGATCCCTTCCAAGGGCAACTTCATTTGCGTCGACCTTGGCCAGGTGGCTGCGCCGGTGTTTCAGGGCCTGTTGCGCGAAGGCGTGATCGTGCGCCCGGTGGCCAACTACGGCATGCCGAACCACCTGCGTATCACCATTGGCTTGCCGGCAGAAAACACGCGCTTCCTGGAGGCGTTGGCCAAGGTTCTGGCCCGTGGTTGATGTCACTGCATTGCAACCTGTTGTGCCTATGATCGGTCGCCTGGTGGTGGTCGGTCTGGGGTTGATCGGCGGCTCCTTCGCCAAAGGCCTGCGTGAAAGCGGCTTGTGTGGCGAAGTGGTCGGTGTTGACCTGGACCCGCAATCGCGCAAGCTGGCGGTTGAGCTGGGCGTGGTGGATCGCTGTGAGGCGGACCTGGCGGTCGCTTGCCAGGGCGCCGATGTGATCCAGCTCGCCGTGCCAATTCTGGCGATGGAGAAGTTGCTGGCCTTGCTGGCCGCTATGGACTTGGGGCAGGCGATCCTGACGGATGTCGGCAGCGCCAAGGGCAATGTGGTGCGCGCCGCGCAACGGGCCTTTGGCGGCATGCCTGCACGCTTTGTACCGGGCCATCCGATTGCCGGCTCCGAGCAGAGCGGGGTGGAAGCCTCCAATGCGCAGCTGTTCCGTCGCCATAAGGTGATCCTGACGCCGCTTGAGCAAACCGATCCGGTAGCGCTGGCGGTGGTGGACCGTCTTTGGCGCGAGCTGGGCGCGGATGTCGAGCATATGCAGGTCGAGCGCCACGACGAAGTGCTGGCGGCGACCAGCCACTTGCCGCATTTGCTGGCATTTGGTCTGGTGGATTCCCTGGCCAAACGTAACGAGAACCTCGATATTTTCCGCTACGCCGCCGGTGGCTTCCGTGATTTCACGCGGATTGCCGGCAGCGACCCGGTGATGTGGCACGACATCTTCCTCGCCAATCGCGAAGCGGTGTTGCGCACCCTGGACACTTTCCGCAGTGACCTTGACGCCTTGCGCGACGCGGTCGATGCCGGGGATGGCCATCAATTGTTGGGCGTATTCACCCGTGCGCGGGTGGCACGTGAGCATTTCAGCAAAATCCTGGCTCGCCGGGCTTATATGGAAACTGCAGTGAACGCCGATGAGCTGAACTTCCTCGCCAACCCGGGTGGCCGCTTGAGCGGGCAAATCCGGGTGCCGGGCGACAAGTCGATCTCGCATCGCTCGATCATGCTCGGTTCGTTGGCCGATGGCGTGACCGAGATCGAAGGTTTCCTCGAAGGTGAAGATGCGCTGGCGACGTTGCAGGCTTTTCGCGACATGGGTGTTGTGATTGAAGGGCCGCACCATGGGCGCGTGACCATTCATGGGGTAGGCCTGCATGGCTTGAAGCCGGCGCCGGGGCCGATCTACCTGGGTAACTCGGGCACGTCGATGCGCCTGTTGTCCGGCTTGCTGGCGGCGCAACGCTTCGACAGTGTGCTGACGGGTGACGCTTCGCTGTCCAAGCGCCCGATGAGCCGCGTGGCTGAGCCGTTGCGGGAGATGGGGGCGGTGATCGAGACCGGCCCGCAGGGGCGCCCGCCGTTGACTATCCGCGGTGGTCAGGCCTTGAAGGGGGTTACTTATGCGCTGCCGATGGCCAGTGCTCAGGTCAAATCCTGTCTATTGCTGGCCGGGTTGTATGCCGCGGGTAAAACCTCGGTGATCGAGCCTGCGCCGACCCGTGACCACACCGAGCGAATGCTGCGTGGGTTTGGCTGCCCGGTGGTGGTGGAAGGGGCGATGGCATCGGTGGAATCCGGGCATGCGCTGACCGCTACACATATAGAGGTGCCGGGGGATATTTCCTCTTCGGCGTTCTTCCTGGTGGCGGCGTCGATTGCCGAAGGCTCCGAGTTGCTCCTGGAACATGTTGGTGTCAACCCGACGCGTACCGGGGTGATCGATATTCTGCGGTTGATGGGCGCGGACATCACCCTGGAAAATCTGCGGGAAGTTGGCGGTGAGCCGGTGGCTGACTTGCGGGTGCGTGCCGCTGCACTAAAAGGGATCGAAATTCCCGAAGCGTTGGTGCCGTTGGCTATCGATGAGTTCCCGGTGTTGTTTGTTGCGGCCGCCTTTGCCGAGGGCCGCACGGTATTGCGCGGTGCTCAAGAGCTGCGAGTCAAAGAGTCCGACCGTATCCAGGTCATGGCCGACGGTCTCCTGGCATTGGGCGTGAAGTGTGAACCGACACCTGATGGGATTATCATTGATGGTGGCCTGATGGGCGGCGGTGAAGTGCTTGCCCATGGCGATCACCGGATTGCCATGGCATTCAGCGTGGCTTCCCTGCGGGCGACGGCGCCGATTCGTATCCGTGACTGCGCCAACGTAGCTACATCTTTTCCGAATTTTCTTACACTGTGTGCCCAAGTCGGCATCCGTGTTGCCCAAGAGGCTAAATTGTGAATATCAAAGCACCGGTGATTACCATCGACGGGCCAAGTGGCTCGGGCAAAGGCACGATCGCCGGCATCCTGGCCAAGCGCCTGGGCTGGTGCCTGCTGGATTCCGGCGCGCTTTACCGCCTGCTGGCATTTGCCGCACGCAACCATGGCGTCGACCTGACCAACGAAGAATCCTTGAAGTTGCTGGCGGCGCACCTTGATGTGCAGTTCGTCGGCGCGACGGAAGGTCATCCCCAGCGCATTATCCTGGAAGGGGACGATGTGACGGATGATCTGCGTAATGAACAAGTGGGCTCCTGGGCGTCCCAGGTTGCCGCGCTGCCGGCCGTGCGTGACGCTTTGCTGCAGCGCCAGCGGGCTTTTCAGGAGCCGCCGGGCCTGGTGGCCGATGGCCGCGATATGGGCACCGTGGTGTTTCCGGATGCGCCGCTGAAGATTTTCCTGACCGCCAGCGCCGAGGAGCGGGCGCGTCGCCGCTACTTGCAGTTGAAGGGCAAAGTCGATGGTGTTAGTCTGTCGAGTCTGCTAGATGAGATCCGTGCACGCGATGAGCGTGATACCCAGCGTGCGGTAGCCCCGCTCAAGCCGGCGGCTGACGCCATACAGCTGGATTCCACGGAGTTGTCCATCGAGCAGGTGCTGGAACGCATCTTGAGTGAAATCGCCATTCGCGATATCGCCGGGTGACCAAGAAGGCTGCAGGGGACCAGTCATAGTCCTGCGGTGCTTCTTCTAATTGAAACTAACCCACACCGTCTGGGGTGTGGAGATGGGCGTATTCTTCGCCCTTATCAACAGGAATTAAAATGAGCGAAAGCTTTGCGGAACTCTTTGAAGAAAGCCTAAAAACCCTGAACCTTCAGGCAGGCTCCATCATCACCGGTGTTATCGTTGATATCGATTACCAAGCTCGCTGGGTAACCGTTCACGCTGGTCTGAAGTCTGAAGCTCTGATCCCGCTGGAACAGTTCTACAACGATGCTGGCGACCTGACTATCAATGTCGGTGACGAAGTTCACGTTGCTCTGGACTCGGTTGAAGACGGTTTCGGTGAAACCAAGCTGTCCCGTGAAAAAGCCAAGCGCGCTGAATGCTGGATTGTTCTCGAAGCAGCCTTCGCAGCTGAAGAAGTGGTCAAGGGCGTTATCAACGGTAAGGTTAAAGGCGGCTTCACTGTCGACGTTAACGGCATCCGTGCGTTCCTGCCAGGTTCTTTGGTCGACGTTCGTCCAGTGCGCGACACCACGCACCTGGAAGGCAAAGAACTCGAATTCAAGGTCATCAAACTCGACCAGAAGCGCAACAACGTTGTCGTTTCCCGTCGCAGCGTCCTGGAAGCAGAGAACTCCGCCGAGCGTGAAGCTCTGCTGGAATCCCTGCAGGAAGGCCAACAAGTCAAAGGTATCGTCAAGAACCTCACCGATTACGGCGCATTCGTCGATCTGGGTGGCGTCGATGGCCTGCTGCACATTACCGACATGGCTTGGAAGCGTATCAAGCATCCTTCCGAAATCGTCAACGTTGGCGACGAGATCGATGTCAAGGTTCTGAAGTACGATCGTGAGCGCAACCGCGTTTCCCTGGGCTTGAAGCAGCTGGGCGAAGATCCATGGGTTGCTATCAAAGCACGTTACCCAGAAAGCACTCGCGTAACCGCGCGTGTTACCAACCTGACCGACTACGGCTGCTTCGCTGAGCTGGAAGAAGGCGTGGAAGGCCTGGTACACGTTTCCGAAATGGACTGGACCAACAAAAACATCCACCCTTCGAAAGTCGTACAAGTCGGCGACGAAGTGGAAGTTATGGTTCTGGACATCGACGAAGAGCGTCGTCGTATCTCCCTGGGCATCAAGCAGTGCAAATCTAACCCATGGGAAGATTTCTCTGGCCAGTTCAACAAGGGCGATAAAATCTCCGGCACCATCAAGTCGATCACCGATTTCGGTATCTTCATTGGTCTGGACGGCGGCATCGACGGCCTGGTTCACCTGTCCGACATCTCCTGGAACGAAGT of Pseudomonas fluorescens contains these proteins:
- the hisC gene encoding histidinol-phosphate transaminase yields the protein MSGNFLALAQPGVQQLSPYVPGKPVDELARELNLDPSRIVKLASNESPLGPSPKVLAAIRDELAELTRYPDGNGFALKSLLAQTCRVELNQVTLGNGSNDILELVGRAYLAPGLNAVFSEHAFAVYPIVTQAVGADARVIPAKDWGHDLPAMLAAIDAQTRVVFIANPNNPTGTWFDAQALNDFLQDVPEHVLVVLDEAYIEYAEGSDLPDGLDFLAAYPNLLVSRTFSKAYGLASLRVGYGLSTAVVADVLNRVRQPFNVNSLALAAACAAVKDAEYLEESRRINESGMLQLQEGFRELGLGWIPSKGNFICVDLGQVAAPVFQGLLREGVIVRPVANYGMPNHLRITIGLPAENTRFLEALAKVLARG
- the serC gene encoding 3-phosphoserine/phosphohydroxythreonine transaminase — encoded protein: MSKRAYNFCAGPAALPEAVLQRAQGELLDWHGKGLSVMEMSHRSDEFVSIATKAEQDLRDLLDIPSNYKVLFLQGGASQQFAQIPLNLLPEQGTADYIDTGIWGQKAIEEASRYGHVNVAGTAKPYDYFAIPGQNEWKLSKNAAYVHYVANETIGGLEFDWVPEVGDVPLVCDMSSDILSRPIDVSKYGMIYAGAQKNIGPSGILVNIIREDLLGRARSVCPTMLNYKVAADNGSMYNTPPAFAWYLSGLVFEWLKEQGGVAAMGKLNEEKQRTLYDFIDASGLYSNPINLTDRSWMNVPFRLADDRLDKPFLAGADERGLLNLKGHRSVGGMRASIYNAVDINAIKALISYMAEFEKEHG
- the pheA gene encoding prephenate dehydratase, with the translated sequence MSEQELKALRVRIDSLDEKVLELISERARCAQEVARVKMASLAEGEVPVFYRPEREAQVLKRVMERNKGPLGNEEMARLFREIMSSCLALEQPLKVAYLGPEGTFTQAAAMKHFGHAVISKPMAAIDEVFREVAAGAVNFGVVPVENSTEGAVNHTLDSFLEHDMVICGEVELRIHHHLLVGENTKTDSISRIYSHAQSLAQCRKWLDAHYPNVERVAVSSNAEAAKRIKGEWNSAAIAGDMAAGLYGLTRLAEKIEDRPDNSTRFLMIGSQEVPPTGDDKTSIIVSMSNKPGALHELLVPFHDNGIDLTRIETRPSRSGKWTYVFFIDFVGHHRDPLVKGVLEKISQEAVALKVLGSYPKAVL
- the cmk gene encoding (d)CMP kinase, with product MNIKAPVITIDGPSGSGKGTIAGILAKRLGWCLLDSGALYRLLAFAARNHGVDLTNEESLKLLAAHLDVQFVGATEGHPQRIILEGDDVTDDLRNEQVGSWASQVAALPAVRDALLQRQRAFQEPPGLVADGRDMGTVVFPDAPLKIFLTASAEERARRRYLQLKGKVDGVSLSSLLDEIRARDERDTQRAVAPLKPAADAIQLDSTELSIEQVLERILSEIAIRDIAG
- the rpsA gene encoding 30S ribosomal protein S1, whose product is MSESFAELFEESLKTLNLQAGSIITGVIVDIDYQARWVTVHAGLKSEALIPLEQFYNDAGDLTINVGDEVHVALDSVEDGFGETKLSREKAKRAECWIVLEAAFAAEEVVKGVINGKVKGGFTVDVNGIRAFLPGSLVDVRPVRDTTHLEGKELEFKVIKLDQKRNNVVVSRRSVLEAENSAEREALLESLQEGQQVKGIVKNLTDYGAFVDLGGVDGLLHITDMAWKRIKHPSEIVNVGDEIDVKVLKYDRERNRVSLGLKQLGEDPWVAIKARYPESTRVTARVTNLTDYGCFAELEEGVEGLVHVSEMDWTNKNIHPSKVVQVGDEVEVMVLDIDEERRRISLGIKQCKSNPWEDFSGQFNKGDKISGTIKSITDFGIFIGLDGGIDGLVHLSDISWNEVGEEAVRRFKKGDELDTVILSVDPERERISLGIKQLESDPFSEYVQENDKGAIVKGTVKEVDAKGAIIVLADDIEATLKASEISRDRVEDARNVLKEGQEVEAKIISVDRKSRVIQLSIKSKDEIEEKEAIQSLRDKPATSDIASGPTTLGDLLRAQMEKQN
- a CDS encoding bifunctional prephenate dehydrogenase/3-phosphoshikimate 1-carboxyvinyltransferase, whose amino-acid sequence is MIGRLVVVGLGLIGGSFAKGLRESGLCGEVVGVDLDPQSRKLAVELGVVDRCEADLAVACQGADVIQLAVPILAMEKLLALLAAMDLGQAILTDVGSAKGNVVRAAQRAFGGMPARFVPGHPIAGSEQSGVEASNAQLFRRHKVILTPLEQTDPVALAVVDRLWRELGADVEHMQVERHDEVLAATSHLPHLLAFGLVDSLAKRNENLDIFRYAAGGFRDFTRIAGSDPVMWHDIFLANREAVLRTLDTFRSDLDALRDAVDAGDGHQLLGVFTRARVAREHFSKILARRAYMETAVNADELNFLANPGGRLSGQIRVPGDKSISHRSIMLGSLADGVTEIEGFLEGEDALATLQAFRDMGVVIEGPHHGRVTIHGVGLHGLKPAPGPIYLGNSGTSMRLLSGLLAAQRFDSVLTGDASLSKRPMSRVAEPLREMGAVIETGPQGRPPLTIRGGQALKGVTYALPMASAQVKSCLLLAGLYAAGKTSVIEPAPTRDHTERMLRGFGCPVVVEGAMASVESGHALTATHIEVPGDISSSAFFLVAASIAEGSELLLEHVGVNPTRTGVIDILRLMGADITLENLREVGGEPVADLRVRAAALKGIEIPEALVPLAIDEFPVLFVAAAFAEGRTVLRGAQELRVKESDRIQVMADGLLALGVKCEPTPDGIIIDGGLMGGGEVLAHGDHRIAMAFSVASLRATAPIRIRDCANVATSFPNFLTLCAQVGIRVAQEAKL